In Mongoliitalea daihaiensis, one DNA window encodes the following:
- a CDS encoding aspartate kinase — MKIMKFGGTSVGKPERMHQVKDLITRDNQKKIVVLSALSGTTNALVGIGEALAEAKKDLAKERIDALYKHYLTFYQELLETAAARKKAEKIIQEHFEFLNIILKISFNEAINRDILAQGELLSTKLFYTLLQELDVPAVFLPALDFMSIDENHEPELPKIKDKLKNILGNFPQDRIFITQGYICKNHRNEVDNLKRGGSDYSASLMGAAINAEVVEIWTDIDGMHNNDPRIVDKTRPIAQLSFDEAAELAYFGAKILHPASIWPAQKFNIPVKLLNTMEPDAVGTTITAKEQGSGVKAIAAKDGITAIKIKSSRMLLAYGFLRKVFEVFERYKTSIDMITTSEVAVSVTIDDLSHLKEILQELEKLGHVEVDTNQAIVSIVGNLIAESKGTVAHVMNCLTDFPVRMVSYGGSRHNVSLLLDATFKNDALRSLNEGLFDWK; from the coding sequence ATGAAAATAATGAAATTCGGGGGAACCTCTGTTGGAAAGCCCGAACGCATGCATCAGGTAAAAGACTTAATTACCCGCGATAATCAAAAAAAGATAGTGGTACTTTCCGCACTTTCCGGTACCACCAATGCATTGGTAGGAATCGGAGAAGCCCTCGCTGAAGCCAAAAAAGACTTAGCTAAGGAGCGGATCGATGCACTTTATAAGCACTACCTGACATTTTACCAAGAGTTGCTCGAAACAGCAGCAGCACGTAAGAAGGCTGAAAAAATTATTCAGGAACATTTTGAGTTTCTGAATATCATCCTAAAAATATCTTTCAATGAAGCCATCAACCGGGACATTCTCGCTCAAGGTGAATTGCTTTCTACCAAGTTATTTTACACGCTCTTACAGGAATTAGACGTTCCTGCGGTATTTTTACCAGCCTTGGACTTCATGAGTATTGATGAGAATCATGAGCCAGAATTGCCTAAAATCAAGGATAAATTGAAAAACATCTTGGGCAATTTTCCTCAAGACAGAATCTTTATCACGCAGGGCTACATCTGCAAAAATCACCGCAATGAAGTCGATAACTTGAAGCGCGGCGGATCGGATTATTCTGCCTCCTTGATGGGAGCAGCCATCAATGCAGAAGTCGTGGAAATCTGGACGGACATAGACGGCATGCATAATAACGATCCGAGAATCGTAGACAAAACTCGTCCAATAGCGCAATTATCTTTCGATGAGGCAGCGGAGTTGGCCTATTTTGGCGCTAAAATACTCCATCCTGCATCCATATGGCCTGCACAGAAATTTAATATCCCGGTCAAACTCCTCAATACCATGGAACCGGATGCTGTGGGTACCACCATTACCGCCAAAGAACAAGGATCTGGTGTAAAAGCCATCGCTGCCAAAGACGGAATCACTGCCATCAAAATCAAATCCAGCCGAATGCTATTAGCTTATGGTTTCTTACGAAAGGTATTTGAAGTTTTTGAGCGATACAAAACCTCCATTGATATGATTACTACTTCCGAAGTAGCTGTATCTGTCACCATTGATGACCTGTCCCATTTGAAAGAAATTCTCCAAGAATTGGAAAAATTAGGACATGTGGAAGTGGATACAAATCAGGCAATTGTTTCTATCGTTGGCAACTTGATCGCTGAATCCAAAGGTACGGTTGCTCATGTCATGAATTGCTTGACTGACTTCCCTGTACGTATGGTGTCCTATGGTGGCAGCAGACACAATGTGTCCTTACTCTTGGATGCGACATTTAAAAATGATGCCCTCAGAAGCTTAAACGAAGGACTATTTGATTGGAAGTAA
- the ribH gene encoding 6,7-dimethyl-8-ribityllumazine synthase, which translates to MATSLKSLSEYSTHNLPDISHKKFGIVVSEWNDQITGALFDGALETLLAHGAQKSNIYRKDVPGSFELTLGAQWLAAEEEIDAVICLGCVIQGETRHFDFICDAVAHGITNVGLKYNKPVIFGVLTPDTMQQALDRAGGKHGNKGDEAAITAIKMLGF; encoded by the coding sequence ATGGCTACATCCTTAAAAAGTCTCAGCGAATACAGCACCCATAACCTTCCGGATATCTCCCATAAGAAATTTGGTATTGTAGTGTCTGAATGGAATGATCAAATTACAGGAGCATTGTTTGATGGTGCCCTTGAAACCCTGTTGGCTCATGGAGCTCAGAAATCAAATATTTACAGAAAAGATGTACCCGGTTCTTTCGAGCTTACATTAGGTGCACAATGGCTTGCAGCAGAAGAAGAGATAGATGCAGTGATCTGCTTAGGTTGTGTCATTCAGGGCGAAACTCGTCACTTCGACTTTATTTGCGATGCCGTGGCACATGGAATTACGAATGTTGGCTTGAAGTATAACAAACCGGTGATATTTGGAGTTTTGACCCCTGACACCATGCAACAAGCCTTGGACAGAGCGGGAGGCAAACATGGGAACAAAGGAGATGAAGCAGCAATTACCGCTATTAAAATGCTTGGATTTTAA
- a CDS encoding tetratricopeptide repeat protein produces the protein MAKKDTKKAAEVEYELLENPEEIKGRLEKGEAFVRENTKLVGGLIAVIILIIAGVLFMQINTQNQDKKAQAEMFQAVYYFEQDETDLALNGDGSNAGFLKIVDSYGRTDAANLAHFYIGSIYLSEGNFQKAIDHLKKFSASDYFVQARAFGLLGDAYLELGNTSDAIANYKKAVNHKENKFFAPRYLNKLAIAYEEAGDVANAIKTYNEIEEKYFESFEFTNARKHKARLEGLASK, from the coding sequence ATGGCTAAGAAAGACACTAAAAAAGCTGCTGAAGTTGAATACGAATTACTAGAAAACCCTGAAGAAATTAAAGGTAGACTGGAAAAAGGCGAAGCTTTTGTACGAGAAAATACAAAATTGGTAGGAGGACTGATCGCAGTGATCATACTGATCATCGCGGGTGTGCTGTTTATGCAGATTAATACCCAAAATCAGGACAAAAAAGCACAAGCAGAAATGTTCCAAGCGGTCTACTATTTTGAGCAAGATGAAACCGATTTAGCTCTGAATGGGGATGGTTCCAATGCAGGATTCCTGAAAATTGTAGATTCCTACGGAAGAACAGATGCTGCTAACTTAGCACATTTCTACATTGGATCAATTTATCTTTCAGAGGGTAACTTCCAAAAAGCGATTGACCACTTGAAAAAATTCTCAGCAAGTGATTATTTTGTGCAAGCAAGAGCTTTTGGATTGCTAGGCGATGCATACCTAGAATTAGGCAATACATCTGACGCGATAGCCAACTACAAAAAAGCAGTGAATCACAAAGAAAATAAATTCTTTGCTCCTCGTTATCTGAACAAATTAGCGATCGCTTACGAAGAAGCGGGAGATGTTGCTAATGCGATTAAAACTTACAACGAAATCGAAGAGAAATATTTTGAATCTTTCGAATTTACCAACGCTAGAAAACATAAAGCTCGTTTGGAAGGCCTTGCTTCTAAGTGA
- the pdhA gene encoding pyruvate dehydrogenase (acetyl-transferring) E1 component subunit alpha, with protein sequence MAKKSTATKAKAKYSKETYAYWYESMLLMRRFEEKAGQLYGQQKIRGFCHLYIGQEACASGAITALTKDDKWITAYRDHAHPLGLGTDPGAVMAELYGKATGTTKGKGGSMHIFDKERNFMGGHGIVGAQVPMGLGIGFAEKYQGTKNLCICYMGDGAVRQGAVHEAFNLAMLYKVPVIFVIENNGYAMGTSVARTSNVTELYKIGEAYDMPSFPVDGMNVEAVHESVAEAADRARRGDGPTLLEFRTYRYKGHSMSDPQKYRTREEVEEYKQRDPVEQVKATIVENNILTAEEIKEIDARVKKQVDDSVKFAEKSPWPDGQDAFNDVYIQEDYPFVME encoded by the coding sequence ATGGCAAAGAAGAGTACTGCTACCAAAGCAAAAGCGAAATATTCCAAAGAGACCTACGCATACTGGTACGAAAGTATGCTGTTGATGAGAAGGTTTGAGGAGAAAGCAGGTCAGCTTTATGGACAGCAAAAAATCAGAGGATTCTGTCATTTATACATCGGTCAGGAGGCCTGTGCCTCCGGCGCAATCACTGCTTTGACCAAGGACGATAAATGGATTACGGCTTATCGTGACCACGCTCATCCACTAGGCTTGGGCACGGATCCAGGAGCTGTGATGGCAGAATTGTACGGAAAAGCTACCGGTACTACCAAAGGTAAAGGTGGTTCCATGCACATTTTCGACAAAGAAAGAAACTTCATGGGTGGTCATGGTATCGTAGGTGCACAAGTTCCTATGGGCCTAGGTATTGGCTTTGCCGAAAAATACCAGGGCACCAAAAACCTGTGTATCTGCTACATGGGTGACGGAGCCGTGAGACAGGGTGCGGTACACGAAGCCTTCAACTTGGCCATGTTGTACAAAGTGCCAGTGATTTTCGTCATTGAAAACAATGGATATGCCATGGGTACTTCCGTAGCGAGAACTTCCAATGTTACCGAATTGTATAAAATCGGGGAAGCTTACGACATGCCTTCCTTCCCTGTGGATGGAATGAATGTAGAGGCTGTGCACGAATCTGTAGCTGAAGCAGCCGATAGGGCACGTAGAGGCGATGGTCCAACTTTATTGGAATTCAGAACTTACCGCTACAAAGGGCACTCCATGTCAGATCCTCAGAAGTACAGAACTCGTGAAGAGGTAGAGGAATACAAGCAACGAGATCCTGTGGAGCAAGTAAAAGCTACTATTGTTGAAAATAATATTTTGACAGCAGAAGAAATCAAAGAAATTGATGCACGAGTGAAAAAACAAGTGGATGATTCTGTAAAATTTGCTGAAAAATCTCCTTGGCCTGATGGTCAGGACGCCTTTAATGACGTCTACATACAGGAAGATTATCCTTTTGTGATGGAATAA
- the recF gene encoding DNA replication/repair protein RecF (All proteins in this family for which functions are known are DNA-binding proteins that assist the filamentation of RecA onto DNA for the initiation of recombination or recombinational repair.), translating to MHLKNLKLLQFKNYAKAEFQFSSEINCLVGKNGSGKTNILDAIHYLCLTKSAINGADSLAVQHGLDFFTLMGDFEREGKSLEVRCVVESGKKKQLLQNGKAIEKMSEHVGLLPIVLIAPDDTRLISEGSEDRRRFFDSMLCQLDRQYMDQLVRYQHFLKQRNALIKLFADKGKWQEELMEPYNRELIQGSKVLAAKRRSFVDEYSPLLVDYYSFISDAQEPVSISYETQCLEEDFDTAFRAAASKDFVLKRSTMGIHKDDFVFQIGGYPIKKFGSQGQQKSFVIGLKLAQFQVFHAHLQVKPLLLLDDIFDKLDDGRISQLMQLVADHAFGQLFITDARPERSKEILKGVDAECVFFELGPAYHER from the coding sequence ATGCATCTCAAAAATCTGAAATTGCTGCAATTTAAAAATTATGCCAAGGCAGAATTCCAGTTTTCTTCGGAGATCAATTGCTTGGTGGGGAAAAATGGCAGTGGCAAAACCAATATCTTGGATGCCATCCACTACCTCTGCCTGACCAAATCGGCTATTAATGGAGCTGATTCCCTAGCAGTGCAGCATGGATTGGATTTTTTTACACTCATGGGGGATTTTGAGCGGGAAGGAAAATCCTTGGAAGTACGATGTGTGGTAGAATCGGGAAAGAAAAAGCAATTGCTTCAAAATGGGAAGGCCATAGAGAAGATGAGTGAACATGTGGGTCTGCTTCCCATTGTCCTCATCGCTCCGGATGATACGCGACTGATCAGCGAAGGGAGTGAAGATCGCAGGCGCTTTTTTGATTCCATGCTCTGTCAGCTGGATCGGCAGTACATGGATCAGTTGGTCCGCTATCAACATTTTTTGAAGCAACGCAATGCGCTGATCAAACTGTTTGCCGATAAGGGAAAGTGGCAGGAGGAATTGATGGAGCCCTATAACCGGGAATTGATCCAAGGGTCGAAAGTATTGGCAGCCAAGCGGCGGTCTTTTGTGGACGAATACAGTCCCTTATTGGTGGATTATTACAGCTTTATTTCCGATGCACAGGAACCTGTCAGCATCAGCTATGAAACCCAGTGCTTGGAAGAGGATTTTGATACAGCTTTTCGGGCAGCAGCGTCCAAGGATTTTGTTTTGAAAAGAAGTACGATGGGTATCCATAAGGATGATTTTGTTTTTCAGATTGGAGGATATCCTATCAAAAAGTTTGGTTCTCAGGGACAGCAGAAATCATTTGTGATAGGCTTGAAGCTGGCCCAGTTTCAGGTATTCCACGCACATTTGCAGGTAAAGCCCTTGTTGTTGTTGGATGATATTTTTGATAAGCTGGATGATGGCCGGATATCCCAATTGATGCAATTGGTGGCAGACCATGCTTTTGGGCAATTGTTTATCACCGATGCTCGCCCGGAGCGTTCTAAAGAGATACTCAAAGGGGTAGATGCGGAATGTGTGTTTTTTGAGTTGGGGCCAGCCTATCATGAGCGGTGA
- a CDS encoding 6-bladed beta-propeller, whose protein sequence is MKKLLLLGAVFCFTMCSPSGESEDHDGPLSIDLDAADKGVLSDIMESVRYVLLKPTDAYPISWPHSVFVDKKGNFYVRDINTYNLLVFDSLGQLAHVFEPKGTGPQEFFRIGDFQVMDDRVIIFDDSILKIIEFDLQGEFINEFRCKRGFQKLYKGSDFLLGFTSYSADFGGYNFVRSTIDADEQEGFLKFPDEKQRVGNFDTHVSFISSIYSPNLYFNVTFSTQVAQFDKISGRLSSVIDFNFGKYSIPDSFFKLERQELYRLQEENNLVREIGSFFPFKDFYFVCVSQGMGKKKHYILLDKNKKPIFHKYNLTNDLDGMKMLGSPWSFSANEVIHMIDSRDFLSEYKQTFAGKDTSNSPDGIHQFVQENEDKLIDDYHVLVLYKLKATF, encoded by the coding sequence ATGAAAAAACTCCTTTTATTGGGTGCGGTTTTCTGTTTTACCATGTGTTCTCCATCGGGTGAGTCTGAAGATCATGATGGTCCTCTATCAATAGACTTAGACGCAGCAGACAAGGGTGTTCTTTCAGATATAATGGAATCCGTTCGATACGTGCTCTTAAAACCAACTGATGCATACCCCATTTCATGGCCTCACAGTGTTTTTGTTGATAAAAAAGGAAATTTTTACGTACGGGATATCAATACCTATAATTTGTTAGTTTTCGATTCATTGGGTCAGTTAGCGCATGTTTTTGAACCAAAGGGGACTGGACCTCAAGAGTTTTTTCGTATAGGTGATTTTCAAGTGATGGATGATCGGGTAATAATTTTTGACGATTCCATATTAAAGATAATTGAGTTTGATCTTCAGGGTGAGTTTATCAACGAGTTTAGATGTAAGAGAGGCTTTCAAAAGTTATATAAGGGGTCTGACTTCTTGCTTGGTTTTACCAGTTACTCAGCTGATTTTGGTGGTTATAATTTTGTTAGGAGTACGATAGATGCTGATGAACAGGAAGGGTTTTTGAAATTTCCTGATGAAAAACAAAGAGTAGGTAATTTTGATACGCACGTTAGCTTCATTTCTTCCATTTACAGTCCTAATCTTTATTTTAACGTGACATTTTCAACCCAAGTGGCTCAGTTTGACAAAATCTCAGGGAGGTTAAGTTCAGTTATTGATTTTAACTTTGGGAAATATAGTATTCCCGATAGCTTTTTTAAGCTAGAAAGACAAGAATTGTATAGATTACAGGAGGAAAACAACTTAGTAAGAGAAATTGGATCATTTTTCCCATTTAAAGACTTTTATTTTGTATGTGTGTCCCAAGGAATGGGGAAAAAGAAGCACTATATTCTACTTGATAAAAATAAAAAGCCTATTTTTCATAAGTATAACTTGACCAATGACTTGGATGGGATGAAAATGTTGGGTTCACCCTGGAGTTTTTCTGCCAACGAAGTAATCCATATGATCGATTCCCGTGATTTTTTAAGCGAGTACAAGCAGACCTTTGCGGGTAAGG